GTACTTCATTTCTGATGTCAAATTATAAAATTCTCTTTTTCCTTGAAAAGTCACAAGATGAACTGATTGAAAACATTGAAATATCCACCGCATAGTTGGATTGTTTATGGCCTTTCCTAATTGATTTTCTTCTTTGATTTTAGGACTTTTTTCGATAACTTCAATATTTTCTACTTGATGATATTTAAATTCTTTACTTATTTTTGTTAATTCCTTTCTAGCATCAGCCGCACAAGCAAATTTTTCTTGCGATAGGTTTTCTAACTTACTTTGAGTATTAGTCAAAGCTTTTTCTATTCTCTTTGATAATTTCTTTAAGTCAGATTTTTTTCTATCTTGACTTTGTACGATTAACCATCTTTGCTCTATATCTCCATAAGTTATTTTCTTCTCGGCATAAGAATATCCTGCTTTTTCACTTTTAACAAATTCCGATTCTGCTAAACTCATCACTAAGTTTTTTGCTGATTTTATCGTTAAGGGTACTCTGGTTAACCATTTGAGACTCGACATTAACTTGATATTTGATTCTGTATATATTGCTTTCCTTGGGGTGTGACACTTGGGGGTGCGGAATGTGGGTATTAAATGACTTGGATATGGCTTTCGCAACTTTAGCAATTTCAGATTACGCAGTTTATTAAACTGGCACTTTAGTATTAATTCTCCATAAAAGTAGCGCAAGAGCCGAAAAAAATGGTGATCCGCATATTAATAGACTACAAATAAAGATGATTATTAAAATACCTCAGTCACATTAATATGCACATCAGGAAAAGCTAAAATTGATAAAATTTGGTTTTTGACTAACTTCTGTACATCTTGATAAACTCCCTGGAGAGGATTTCGATATACTTCTACAACCTCTTGATTAACATCTAATAACCAAACTTCAGGAATATTTGCTTCTGCATATAAAGGAATTTTCACTTCCCGATCATATTTTACCGTTGTATCAGCAACTTCTATTAACAAAAATATATCTTCTGGTTGGGGGTGTGAATTTCTATAAAAATCTGGACGTGGTTTTAATAATGCTATATCTGGCTGGGGTTCAGAAGTTTCATCTAATTCTACAGGATTTTGAGGTGCAAGCACTATTTGCTTTCCGAGAAGCTGAATCAGCAAATTAACTAATCTATTGACACAACCAGCGTGTCTTCTTCCAATAGGTGACATATCAATCATTTCCCCCCGAATTAATTCTAATCTATCATTTTCTGACAAAATACCAGATTCAGCCATTTGGTGAAATTGCTTAACTGTAAATTGGTGTCTGACTAATTGTAAAACCATTGTTACCTCTATTTGGATTTTAATTGAGATGGATAAAACTAGGGAATATATTAGATATTTTATATTTTTAAAGTCACAATTTCTTCTTAATCTAAAAACTGAGTGTTAATCAGAATTGTTGAATTACTCATGGGTTTTTGACCACTCGGTTTCTCGCAGATTTCGTACCCAATTAGCACTAGCTAAGTCTTGACGATCTTGCCACATTCCGATAAACCCATCGTTCGTTAAATCAACATCCGGTGACATAGAGAGAGATTCAGTGTATATGTACTTTTGTTTCAAATAGGCAATCAGGCTGACTACTTGATTTTGCGCTTCCGTAGGTAGAGATAAAAATTTACCTAAAAACTCTTGATTTGTCATATTTCACTGTCATTAAACACTGCAATACATCCTTTATCTTAACGTATTTCAAGCAACCAAGGGCGATCACTCTTTCACTCATTTCCAAAATTACGAAAAACTTAGATTTGTAGAGGTTTAGCACTGCTTAACCTCTATCTATACAGTCCAATGATTAAGCTGTGCTGAGTATAATAAAATAATACCTATTTTTACTTATCAGTTAAATTTTGTTAAAAACGCCACTGTTTATGCTGCATAATTTTATACTTAATAAAAAGCACATCACAATACTATGTTGGAACAAGAGTTAGAAATTGAAGCAATTATCAATGAGTTAAAGGTTTTACCCTTATTTAACCTTTCACTATCATCTAAAGAATTATTTCATAGTAACTTTTTAGCTTGGATATGTGGACTTTATCCAGAAATATTAAGTGTAGTATTTGCAGATTATCTAAAACATGATGTATCTTCTTGTAAAATATCTAATGTTTATCGAGAGTCAGAGAAAATAGATTTAACATTAAAATATAGTCATGGAGAAACATTAATTATTGAAAATAAAGTAAAAAGCCTTCCTGATTTTGAACAATTGAAAGAATACTCTCTTAAACAACCTAATGTAAATTTCTTACTTTTAAGTTTAATTGAACCTAATTTATCGTCATTCTTGAAAAAAGAGAAGAAAATTATTATAGCTGATAAAAACAAGCAATTTATTTGGCATTATCTAAGCTATTATGATCTGGCTCAAAAACTCCAAGAAGTACAACTGGAAATTGCTGAAACTAATAGTTATCATGGACAATTATTAGCCGAATATATTCAATTTATAAAACTTTTGTATAATTTGTCATCTTTCTTTCATATTAAGGAGGATGAAAACCCAATTTTTCATAATAAAAATATAGATAAACTATGGGAAATTCGATTTCGTGATGTCATCATTAAACTTTGGTATTCACAATTAATGCAACGCTTAGAGCAAAGATTAAAAGTGCAAAATTTTGAAATTAATGAAAATTGGAATGAAATTAAAAAAGGACAAATTATCTTTGGATCAGGAATGATAAATGGAAAAGGCTTTTTTGAAGTTAAATATTGTATTAAAGATAAAACATATTGCCCGATTAGTGATAAACAAATAGGTACTCCCATATTTTTGGGAATACAAATTGATAATCGTGACTTTAAAATTTTGTGTGAATGTGAATTTACTGATGATAAAACTAAGGCTAGAAAAATATCTGAACAATTATATTCTTTAAAAGAAGGAGATAAAATTTGGTTTGATTTATCTCATGTTCCTGGAAATGCAAAAGAATTTCCTAATCGTAAAGGTAAAGAATTTAATCAATATTATGGGACTTTTATTTATCGTTATAAAGGATTAAAAGAGGATATTTTAGTCAATGACTTAATAAATCTAATAGTTAAATATATCTTTTTGATTAAAAACAATCAAGAAGATATAGAAGCAATGATAGAAAAAGCTTGGTAATTTTTGTATTTTTAAAATATTTCACTCACATTAATATGCACATGAGGAAAAGCTAAAATTGATAAAATTTGATTTTTTATGAGCTAAATTCAATAAATGTCTCACAATTAAGGGCGGGGAGACCCCGCCCCTACAGGCAATCTTGCGGCAATAAATGGCAAGAATTAACTTAAAAGCTTAACCAAAAGTATCTTACTTCTGAGCTTCAGCAATGGGAACCCACTCAGTGTGGAAAGATCCTTCTTTGTCAGTCCGTTTGTAGGTATGAGCGCCGAAATAGTCGCGTTGTGCTTGAGTTAAGTTTTGTGGCAAGCGATCGCGGCGGTAACTATCGAAGTAATCTAGAGAAGCACTGAAAGCAGGTACAGGAATACCCAACTTAGCCGCAGTCACAATTACTTCACGCCAAGCAGCTTGTCTATCCAGAATTGTTTGCTTAAACTCAGGTGCTAACAACAAGTTAGGTAAAGCTGGATTTTCGTCAAATGCTTTCTTAATCTTATTCAAGAAGCCAGCCCGAATAATACAACCACCTTTCCAAATCCGCGCCATTTCGCCCAGATTTAATTCCCAATTGTAGGTTTTAGAAGCTGTAGATAACAGTGCCATACCTTGAGCATAAGAACAGATTTTGGAACAATAAAGAGCATCACGCACCATGTTCACAAAAGCTGCAATATCGCCACCATACTTAGCATTTGGTCCGGTGATGACCTTAGAAGCAGCAATCCGTTCATCTCGAATTGAAGAGAGAATTCGAGCGTTTACAGCCGCTGTAATTGTCGGAATAGCTACACCCAATTCTAAAGCAGTTTGTACAGTCCAACGACCAGTTCCCTTTTGACCGGCTGCGTCAACAATCAAATCAACGAGAGGAATTTTGGTGTCTGGATCTACGTAGGGGAAAATATT
The DNA window shown above is from Anabaena sp. WA102 and carries:
- a CDS encoding Uma2 family endonuclease, which produces MVLQLVRHQFTVKQFHQMAESGILSENDRLELIRGEMIDMSPIGRRHAGCVNRLVNLLIQLLGKQIVLAPQNPVELDETSEPQPDIALLKPRPDFYRNSHPQPEDIFLLIEVADTTVKYDREVKIPLYAEANIPEVWLLDVNQEVVEVYRNPLQGVYQDVQKLVKNQILSILAFPDVHINVTEVF
- a CDS encoding PD-(D/E)XK nuclease family protein; translated protein: MLEQELEIEAIINELKVLPLFNLSLSSKELFHSNFLAWICGLYPEILSVVFADYLKHDVSSCKISNVYRESEKIDLTLKYSHGETLIIENKVKSLPDFEQLKEYSLKQPNVNFLLLSLIEPNLSSFLKKEKKIIIADKNKQFIWHYLSYYDLAQKLQEVQLEIAETNSYHGQLLAEYIQFIKLLYNLSSFFHIKEDENPIFHNKNIDKLWEIRFRDVIIKLWYSQLMQRLEQRLKVQNFEINENWNEIKKGQIIFGSGMINGKGFFEVKYCIKDKTYCPISDKQIGTPIFLGIQIDNRDFKILCECEFTDDKTKARKISEQLYSLKEGDKIWFDLSHVPGNAKEFPNRKGKEFNQYYGTFIYRYKGLKEDILVNDLINLIVKYIFLIKNNQEDIEAMIEKAW
- the gndA gene encoding NADP-dependent phosphogluconate dehydrogenase, translated to MTLQSFGVIGLAVMGENIALNVERNGFPIAVYNRSREKTDAFMAHRAQGRNVRAAFSLEQFVASLERPRKILVMVQAGKPVDAVIQQLKPLLQEGDIIIDGGNSWFEDTDRRTQELEPIGLRYIGMGVSGGEEGALNGPSLMPGGTRSSYEYLSPIFNKIAAQVDDGPCVTYIGPGGSGHYVKMVHNGIEYGDMQLIAEAYDLLKNVAGLSAAQLHEVFAQWNTTDELNSFLIEITANIFPYVDPDTKIPLVDLIVDAAGQKGTGRWTVQTALELGVAIPTITAAVNARILSSIRDERIAASKVITGPNAKYGGDIAAFVNMVRDALYCSKICSYAQGMALLSTASKTYNWELNLGEMARIWKGGCIIRAGFLNKIKKAFDENPALPNLLLAPEFKQTILDRQAAWREVIVTAAKLGIPVPAFSASLDYFDSYRRDRLPQNLTQAQRDYFGAHTYKRTDKEGSFHTEWVPIAEAQK